In Prevotella sp. oral taxon 475, one DNA window encodes the following:
- a CDS encoding transposase has translation MKKNQLERRAYTCPAISIYGLPMEGLLQSATGQHKNAGSGGSSGDAKEDFFWDEEEEGEKEELEFMY, from the coding sequence ATGAAAAAGAATCAATTAGAGAGGCGGGCATACACTTGTCCCGCTATCAGCATCTACGGATTGCCTATGGAAGGCCTCTTGCAGTCGGCCACAGGGCAGCACAAGAATGCCGGTTCGGGCGGAAGCTCGGGCGACGCCAAGGAAGACTTCTTTTGGGATGAAGAAGAGGAAGGAGAAAAAGAAGAATTGGAATTCATGTATTAA
- a CDS encoding M6 family metalloprotease domain-containing protein — protein sequence MQLSENCINTSPIAMKLNTHSKNRILFSALFSFCVAIAPAMPAQRGVWRTATLTDGTSIRLQLQGDEHLHYWQSEDGRCFSIDDNGMAHLLTEPTRAKAQTRAKENNRRREARRLRLTSQRTPYTGHKKGLIILAEFSDRHFAAGHDKALFFRMANQEGFTHQDGARGSIHDYFKAQSNEAFDLTFDVVGPVRLAHNMAYYGAETEDGDHDTRPGEMAAEACRAVQDSVDFSLYDWDQDGEVDQVYIIYAGYGQASGGLPNTIWPHEWTLSSSDYGSTLTLDHVTIDTYACSNELELGPRLAGIGTACHEFTHCLGFPDMYDTAGHGSFGMGSWDLMDYGGYNGRGYTPAGYTSYEKIESGWLHAVELKQDIDVPTLLPLSEGGGAFIIYNDNEPREYYLLENRRKSHWDSALPGEGLLVLHVDYDAAAWQHNRVNANPNHQRCTIFHADNSAGTTMASQAGDPYPFNDNDSLTATSQPRASVFNLGPDGSDVLNKSLTHIRRHPDGHVSFRFRLTSGGNLTIPGDTLFYESFDKCRGRGGNDGLWAGAAGSGAFHPDRLGWTSATSGNAEYGAHQCAKFGTTKTWGNERTPLFYAEDGATITFKAAAWGTENCTLNISSLNPRLTITPASFALSKKSWTTCTATLHGTGQLRLSFIGSQPRFFLDEVQVLRPTATGISEIPVEPTASEHDPSATRSQRIYSLDGRYLGTRLDLLGKGIYIVGGRKVVR from the coding sequence ATGCAACTGAGTGAGAACTGCATCAACACATCCCCCATCGCAATGAAACTCAACACCCATTCTAAAAACCGAATTCTCTTCTCCGCCCTGTTTTCATTCTGCGTAGCCATTGCCCCGGCCATGCCGGCGCAACGCGGCGTATGGCGAACGGCTACACTGACCGACGGCACTTCCATTCGCCTTCAGTTGCAAGGCGACGAGCATCTGCATTATTGGCAGTCGGAAGACGGGAGATGCTTCTCCATCGACGACAACGGCATGGCCCATCTCCTGACTGAACCGACGAGAGCCAAGGCGCAGACCCGCGCCAAGGAAAACAATCGCCGTAGAGAGGCGCGCCGACTCCGGCTGACGTCACAACGCACACCGTACACAGGGCATAAAAAGGGCCTGATCATCCTCGCCGAGTTTTCCGACCGCCACTTCGCCGCTGGCCACGACAAAGCCCTTTTCTTCCGCATGGCCAATCAAGAGGGATTTACGCATCAAGACGGAGCCAGGGGGAGCATACACGATTACTTCAAAGCGCAGAGCAATGAGGCTTTCGACTTGACGTTCGACGTGGTCGGACCAGTGCGCCTGGCTCACAACATGGCCTATTACGGGGCCGAGACCGAGGACGGCGATCACGATACTCGCCCGGGAGAGATGGCCGCCGAGGCCTGTCGGGCCGTTCAAGATTCTGTCGACTTCAGTCTCTACGACTGGGATCAAGACGGCGAGGTAGATCAGGTTTACATCATCTACGCCGGCTACGGTCAGGCTTCGGGCGGACTCCCGAACACCATCTGGCCGCACGAATGGACGCTCTCGTCGTCCGACTACGGTAGCACGCTCACCCTCGACCACGTCACCATTGACACCTATGCCTGTAGCAACGAACTCGAACTCGGTCCGCGGCTTGCCGGAATCGGTACCGCCTGCCACGAGTTCACCCATTGCCTCGGATTCCCCGACATGTACGACACGGCCGGTCACGGTTCCTTCGGGATGGGATCGTGGGACTTGATGGACTACGGCGGCTATAACGGTCGGGGCTACACTCCGGCCGGATACACCAGCTACGAGAAGATAGAATCGGGCTGGCTTCATGCCGTAGAACTGAAACAGGATATCGACGTGCCTACACTTCTTCCGCTAAGCGAGGGAGGCGGTGCCTTCATCATCTACAACGACAACGAACCCCGGGAATACTATCTGCTCGAGAATCGCCGCAAGAGTCACTGGGACTCGGCCCTGCCCGGCGAAGGCCTCTTAGTGTTGCATGTCGACTACGATGCTGCCGCCTGGCAACACAACCGCGTGAACGCTAATCCCAATCATCAGCGGTGCACCATCTTTCATGCCGACAATTCGGCCGGCACAACCATGGCCAGTCAAGCCGGAGACCCCTACCCTTTCAACGATAACGATAGCCTCACTGCCACGTCTCAACCCCGCGCGTCGGTCTTCAACCTCGGCCCGGATGGCAGCGACGTTCTCAACAAATCGCTCACTCACATCCGCCGTCATCCCGATGGCCATGTCTCGTTCCGCTTTCGCCTCACTTCGGGCGGGAATCTCACAATCCCGGGCGACACGCTCTTTTACGAGTCGTTCGACAAGTGTCGCGGTCGCGGCGGCAACGATGGCCTATGGGCCGGTGCGGCTGGCTCGGGTGCTTTCCACCCCGACCGTCTCGGGTGGACTTCCGCCACCAGCGGCAATGCCGAATACGGTGCCCATCAGTGTGCTAAGTTCGGTACGACAAAGACCTGGGGAAACGAGCGCACGCCTCTCTTCTATGCTGAAGACGGAGCCACCATCACCTTCAAGGCCGCCGCTTGGGGAACTGAAAACTGTACCCTCAATATCAGCAGTCTCAACCCCCGCCTCACCATCACGCCTGCGTCTTTCGCGCTCTCCAAAAAAAGCTGGACCACCTGCACCGCTACCCTCCACGGCACGGGGCAGCTCCGCCTCTCGTTCATCGGCAGTCAGCCTCGTTTCTTCCTCGACGAGGTGCAGGTTCTCCGCCCCACCGCCACCGGCATCTCTGAGATTCCCGTCGAACCTACTGCCTCAGAGCATGATCCCTCTGCCACTCGTTCGCAACGCATCTACAGTCTCGACGGCCGCTACCTGGGCACTCGTCTCGACCTCCTGGGCAAAGGCATCTACATCGTAGGGGGAAGGAAAGTGGTGAGGTAA